The window CGGCGGGAAAAGAAAACCATCCCCGCTGAGAACCGCCGGGAATTCTTGTTGAGGAATGCTGTTTCCGGCGAAACCCGCAGGATGGGGACTGGCTCCTTTTCCTGGCGGCCGGCCTTTCATCAGCAAGTGCAAACTGTTCTTCGGGAAGAGGTGCCTGTCCCCCTCGCTTCCTGACTCCTGTCTCCTGGATTCTGAATTCTGAATTCTACATTCTCTGCCTTCTTAGTGCTTCCCGGTAGATGTCCCGGTAGGCGCAGGCGTCTTCGGACTGGGTACCGTTGGACTCACAGATGATGGTTGGGGTAAGTTCCCTTTCCACCATCAATTCGGCCAGGGGCCGGAAATCGGGACCAAAACCCGCGTCCGCCAGGGTGCGGTGCCGCCGCTCCCCCTTTTTCGTAAACTCCACCGGGCTGAAGTGGATGTGCAGCGTGCGCAGCACGTCTTTGCCCACCGCGGCCTCCACCCGGTCCAGCACCGCCGCGTAGGCCTCCCGGTCCGTCATCAGCCCGCCCGTGACGGCGTGCACGTGCCCGAAGTCGACACAGGGGATTACGTTCGGGGCCACCCGGCACAATTCCAGAACCTCGCCCAGCAGGCCCAGGTAGCTGTACCGCCCCAGTGTCTCCGGCAGGACGCAAACGCCTTCCAGCCCCTCGCGGGCCGCCTCGTCCAGTGTCGCCTCGAGGGCGGCTTGAGTCCGCCGCAGCGCGCCCTCTCGGCTGCCTTTCACACTCCCCGGGTGAAACACCACCCGGGTGGCACCCATCCAGTGCGCCGCCCGCATCGATTTCAGCAGGTGGTTCTTGCTCTTGGCCAACAGGACCGGATCCTCGCCGGCCAGGTTGATGTAGTAGGGCGCGTGAATGCTGAGCGCGATGCCGTTTTCAGCCGCCCTTTCGCCGAGCGCGCGGGCGGTGCGCTCGCTGATATTGACCCCGCGCACACACTGGTACTCATAGGCTGAAAGGCCGAGGCCGCGGAGCCAGGCCGGCGCCTCCAGCGACGACTTGTAGCCCGCCATGTAGAAGGCCTCCCCGTTGCCGGCCGTACCAAATCTGGCTTCCACTTTACGAAACCTCCCCCTCCCGGGTTAGCAATGACCCGAGTTTGATTTTTATATTTATGGCAGGATTTTCCTGCCAGGCCGCCGAACTAACCTCAGACTATATTCCGTTGAAGAAACAACCATAGGGGGGTGTGCTTACCCGGGGCATTATCTTAAAGGGGCACTCCGTCCGCACCAAGAAGTGAACTGCTCCGAAAATACAGAGCGGCGGTTTAGGTGATTTTCATCCTAAGTGATGCCGCATGCGGTACGGCTGTCTATATGTTAGATGCCAATGCGACCTCCGCCGATGCCCCGGCGCGCACCCTGCGACTTCTGCAGCAAAATCTTGACCAGTACGC of the Bacillota bacterium genome contains:
- a CDS encoding TIM barrel protein; the protein is MEARFGTAGNGEAFYMAGYKSSLEAPAWLRGLGLSAYEYQCVRGVNISERTARALGERAAENGIALSIHAPYYINLAGEDPVLLAKSKNHLLKSMRAAHWMGATRVVFHPGSVKGSREGALRRTQAALEATLDEAAREGLEGVCVLPETLGRYSYLGLLGEVLELCRVAPNVIPCVDFGHVHAVTGGLMTDREAYAAVLDRVEAAVGKDVLRTLHIHFSPVEFTKKGERRHRTLADAGFGPDFRPLAELMVERELTPTIICESNGTQSEDACAYRDIYREALRRQRM